In the Anaerolineae bacterium genome, GGCGTGGGGCTCGTAGGTGTCGTCGGAGTTCAGCCAGGCCAGGATTTCCCCGTGGGCGTGGGCGAAGCCTTTGTTGATGGCGTCGGTCTGCCCGCGGTCCGGCTCGGAAACCCACCAGGCTAGCCGGTTGGCGTAGCGGCGGATGATCTCCACGCTGCCGTCGGTGGAGCCGCCGTCCACGATGATGTACTCGATGTGGGGATAGTCCTGGGCCAGCACGGACTGGATGGTGGCTTCCAGAAAGCGGGCCTGGTTGTAGGAGGGGGTGACGATGGTGACCAGAGGAAGGTGGGTGTTCATGGCGCTTGCTCGGGGGGGCATGGCGAAGATTGTGGGCAAGGCGCGATTTTCCCGCCAGGGTGTGGCGTTCTGGGGCAAGTTTATCATACCTGAGGCGCCGACGGGCGGGGGTTTGGGAGAGAAAGGCTGTTCGTCCACAATTTGTGACGCTTTGCACTACCCTCTCTGGGGAAGTGGTGCTATAATCAAAGGCGTGACTCTATAACCTTTTGAGGAGAGGAAGCGATGGGGTATACAATTATCCAAGTGCCTGAAGGCGGCGAAAAAATTCGCAAGCCGGGTGACCAGTTGATTGTGCCCGACAATCCGATTATCCCCTTTATCGAGGGTGACGGCACTGGGCCGGACATCTGGCGAGCTTCGGTGCGCGTGTTCGACGCCGCCGTGGAGAAAGCCTACAAGGGCAAGCGCAAGATATTCTGGATGGAGGTTTACGCGGGCGAGAAGGCCTACAAGCAGTTCGGTTCCTGGCTGCCGGATGAGACCATCAAGGCGTTCCAGGAGTTCCTGGTGGGCATCAAGGGCCCCTTGACCACGCCCATCGGCGGTGGGATCCGCTCCCTGAATGTGGCCATCCGCAAAGCGCTGGATCTGTATGTCTGCCAGCGCCCGGTGCGTTACTTCCCCGGCGTGCCCTCGCCCCTGAAGCACCCCGAGTGGGTGGACATGGTCATCTTCCGCGAGAACACGGAAGATATTTATGCGGGCATTGAGTTCGAGCAGGGCACCCCGGAGTGGGAAAAGTTCATGCAGTTGTTCAAGGAGAACTTCCCCGAGGAGTACGCCAAGATGCGCTTCCCGGAGACCTCGGGGATCGGCATCAAGCCCGTGTCTGAGGAGGGAACCAAGCGGCTGGTGCGGGCGGCCATCCAGTGGGCGTTGGCCAACAACCGCAAGAGCGTGACCTTAGTGCACAAGGGTAACATCATGAAGTACACCGAGGGCGCTTTCCGCAAGTGGGGCTACGAGGTGGCCGAAGAGGAGTTTGGCGACAAGGTGTACACCTGGGCCCAGTGGGATCGCACCAAGGCGGAGAAGGGCGAGGAAGCGGCCAACGCCGAGCAAAAGGCGGCCCTGGAGGCCGGGAAACTGCTGGTCAAGGACGTGATCGCCGATATTTGCTTCCAGCAGACGCTGACCCGCCCCAAGGAGTTCGATGTCATTGCCACGATGAACCTCAACGGCGACTACCTCTCCGACGCGCTGGCGGCCCATGTGGGCGGCATCGGCATTGCGCCGGGTGGCAACATCAACTACGATACCGGCCATGCGGTCTTCGAGGCCACCCACGGCACCGCGCCCAAGTACGCCGGGCTGGACAAGGTCAACCCCTCCTCGGTCATCCTCTCGGGCGTGATGATGTTCCAGTACATGGGATGGAATGAAGCGGCGGATTTGATCATCAAGGGCATCGAAGGCGCCATTGCGGCCAAGACGGTGACCTATGACTTCCACCGCTTGACGGAAGGAGCCACGCTGCTCAAATGCTCTGAGTTTGGCGACGCCATCATCAAGCACATGGACGATTAGGCTTCAGCCAGGGGTGCAGTCGCTCACGCATACTGCACCCCTGGGGTTTTTCCCCGGCTGCCCTCTCTCACGAACGCCTTTTGAGGAGGTTTCTATGTCCAGGTTTAGTGAGACCCTGACAGGGTATGCAAAGTACAAGGGGTCGGGCCATTGGGCCTTTGTCCTCCACCGGCTCACGGGATTGGCCATCGTCCTCTTCCTGTTGATTCATGTGGTGGACACGGCCTTCGTGTATTTTTGGCCCGCGGGCTACGAGGAGGCGATTGTGTTGTATCGTAGCCCTCTCTTCGGCATCGGCGAGATCCTGCTCGTCTTTGCCGTGATTTACCACGCCCTCAACGGATTGCGCATTGCGATTTTCGATCTCTGGTACCCTGAGGGCTGGGAAATGGGCTTTGCCCAAAAGTCCGTGGTCTGGACGCTGGCCATCGCAATCATCCTTTGGATCCCGGCGGCGGTCATCATGGGTCAGAGCATCCTGGCCCACCTGGGTGGATAGGAGGTTCTTATGGCTACTCCTTCGCGCACGGTGAACATCCCCCGCAATTATGAGATGGTGGCCTGGCAGTGGATGCGTTACTCGGGGATCTTAATCATGCCCCTGGTGGGCATCCATGTGTTGATTAAAGATGTGTTGGTGGGGGTGCATGAGATCGATATCGTCTATGTGCAGCGTGTTTGGGAAAACATTGGTTGGCGCATCTTCGATCTGGTCTTCTTGACCCTGGTGTTGAGCCACGGGATGAACGGTTTGCGCCAGGTACTCATGGACTTTATCCACGGCGAGACGGGGCGCCGGGTGACGACCTGGATTTTGTTGATCGTCTGGCTAGCGGTGTTGATCTGGGGCGCCCTGGCGATTATCAACGGTGTCCGTCTCGTGTAATGGAGGAGGAGTGCGATGAAAGTGCATCGGCATCAATACGAAGTGGTCGTGGTCGGTGCTGGTGGCGCCGGTTTGATGGCTGCGCTCTATGCGTCGAAGAAGGTCAAGACGGCCGTGTTGAGCAAACTGTACCCCAGCCGCTCGCACACCGGCACGGCGCAAGGTGGCATCGGAGCGGCCCTGGGGAACCTGGAAGAAGATCATCCCGAGTGGCACACCTTCGATACGGTCAAAGGGAGTGATTATCTGGGTGATCAGGATGCCATCGAGTTCATGTGCTACAAGGCCCCAGAATTAGTGTATGAACTGGAGCATATGGGGTTGCCTTTTGACCGCACGCCCGAAGGGCGCATCATGCAGCGACCTTTCGGCGGTCACACGAACAACAAGACGGGGAAACCGGTGCACCGCGCCTGTCACTCGGCCGACCGCACCGGGCACATGATTCTGCAGACCCTTTATCAGCAGTGCCTTAAGAACAATGTCACCTTCTTCGACGAGTTTCAGGTGCTGGACCTGATCATGTCCGAGGGTAAGGCCGCCGGGGTGGTGGCCATCGAGTTAGCCACGGGTGACATGCATGTCTTCCATGCCAAGGCCGTGATCATTGCCACGGGCGGCTGGGGCCGCATGTGGGAAGTGACCTCCAATGCCTATGCCTACACGGGCGACGGCGCGGCAATCGTGTTGCGCAAGGGACTGCCTTTGGAGGATATGGAATTCTTCCAGTTCCACCCCACGGGCATCTACAAACTGGGCATCCTGATCACCGAGGGCGTGCGCGGTGAGGGCGGTGTGCTCATCAATAACGAGGGTGAGCGTTTCATGGATCGCTACGCCCCCACGGTGAAGGACTTAGCCTCGCGGGATGTAGTCAGCCGCGCCATTTACCTGGAGGTTAAAGCCGGGCGGGGTATCAACGGCCAGCGCTATGTGTACCTGGATGTGCGGCCGGAGACGGTGAACAAGTACGCCGAAATCGACGGGCGCACCAACCCCGACGGCACGCCCTACCGGGTCACCGCTGAGGATATCCTCCACAAGTTGCCCGACATCATCGACTTCTGCAAGACTTACCTGGGCGTGGATCCCACCAAAGACCCCATCCCCGTGCAGCCCACGGCGCACTACGCCATGGGGGGCATCCCCACCAATGTGAAGACCGAGGTGCTCGCCGACGAGAACAACACCGTGGTGCCCGGCCTCTACGCGGCGGGCGAGACAGCGTGCGTGTCGGTGCATGGGGCCAATCGCCTGGGGACCAATTCGCTAGTGGATCTCGTGGTCTTTGGCAAGGAAGCGGGCATCCATGCAGCCGAGTACGCGGCTGGCGTTGAGTTTCCGCCCCTGCCCGAGGACGCGGCCGATTTTGCCATCGCTCAATTGGAGGCCATCCGCAACAGCAAAGGCAGCGAGAAGGTGGCCGATATCGCCAAGGAACTCAAGCATGTGATGATGGACAAGGTGGGCGTGTTCCGCACGGGCGAGGGTTTGCAGGAGGCGCTGGACAGGGTGCGCGATCTGAAGGAGCGCTTCAAGCACATTCAACTCACCGATACCGGTCGCGTGTTCAACTATGAGTTGCTTAGCGCTTGGGAACTTTTGAATCTGTTGGATTTGGCCGAAGTGACCACGGCCTCGGCGTTGGCCCGCACGGAAAGCCGCGGCGCCCATTCGCGCGACGACTATCCCAAGCGCGATGACCAGAACTGGCTCAAGCACACCTTGGCCTGGTTGCGTGATGGTGATGTGGAACTGCGCTACAAGCCGGTGACCATCACAAAGTACCAGCCCAAGGAACGCGTGTACTAATCGGGAGGGCCGCCATGCAAGTCACATTGAAAGTCTTCCGCTACAATCCGGAAAAGGATGCCAAGCCGCATTTCGACACCTATACCTTAGAGGCTGAGCCCACCGATCGGGTGCTGGACCTCTTGGAACAGGTGCGCGATTATCATGACGGCACTCTGGCTTATCGCCGCTCTTGCGCCCACGGCGTGTGCGGCTCCTGCGCCATGCGCATCAACGGTCGCAACCGCCTGGCTTGCAAGACCCTGATCCAGGACCTGGGTACCGACCAGATCAAGGTGGAGCCCATCATGGGCCTGCCGGTGATCAAGGACATGGTCGTGGACATGGAGCCCTTCTTCGAGAATTACCGGTCGGTGCTGCCTTACTTCATCAACGATGAGCCGGTGCCGGAGGATGGGAGTGAGCGCTTGCAGAGTCCTGAGGAACGGGAGCGCTTCGACGAGAGCACCAAATGCATCCTCTGCGCGGCCTGCACCACCTCCTGTCCCTCCTTCTGGGCGGATGACCGCTACCTGGGCCCCTCGGCCATCGTCAACGCGCATCGATTCATCTTCGATAGCCGCGATCGGGGTGCGGCCGAGCGGTTGAAGATTGTGGCCGACCAGATGGGCGTCTGGCGCTGCCGCACGGCGTACAACTGCACCGAGGCCTGCCCGCGCGAAATTCCCATTACCAAACTCATCGCCGAGGTCAAACAGGCTGCCCTCACCGGCAAGGTGGAGTACACTTACAAGAAGTAAGGCCTCGTTATCAGGGAACCTGCAAGCCCCCGCCAGCGCGGGGGCTTGTGTCATCTGGGGATTATTCCCTTGGCAGTGGTCTTCGCCCTACCGCGTACAGCCCTAAGCGACCGTTTTCCCCATCGGAGAGGAACATCTCCTTGAGGTCCAGGCCTGTGCGGCGCAGCAGGGCCTCCAACTCGGCGGGAGTGAAGTGGTGCACATAACGCAGCCCCTGGCCCCTGTGTCGCCAGTCCAGCAGGTAGTCGCCGGGGTCAACCTGAGAGGCCGTCAGCCCCACCCGCTCCCAGGGCTGGGCACGCTGCCGCAGGCGCGGGCTATGGAGAAAAGCCCACACGGAGAGCATGAGGGCTCCGCCGGGGCGGAGCAACGCCGCGGCTTGGGTCAACACCCGCTGTCGCAAGGCCTGCCCCGGCAGGTGATGGAACACGGCAAAGGCCAGGACGACCTCGAAAGGCCCGGCGCTCACCTTGGAGGTCCAGGAGGGGTCGGTGAGATCGGCCTGGACAAAGCGGCTGCGTAGGTCGGCGGGGGCGTTGGCCCGGGCCTGGGCGAGCAGCGGGGTACTGAAGTCTACGCCCACATACTCGCCACGAAAGCCGCGCTTAGCCAGGGCCCGGAGCACCATGCCGTGGCCGCAGCCCAGATCCAGCACCCGCGCCTGGGGTGGGATGCGCGGCAGCAGGCGGTCTACCCCCGGTTGCAGCCGGCCGCGCTTTTCGGCAAAGGCTTCGCCGAAGGTCTGGTAGAATTGCCGATTGAGGGCAAGGAGATGTTTTTGGGTAAGCGCATCCACGGAGATCATTATACGCCATGCGACCACGGGAAGTCGAACTGCAGGACGAGGTGTTCGAGCGAGCCAGAGAAGCCCTGGCGGCCATCCGCGCTGGTGCCTCAGTGGAGGAGGCCCTGCGGCGGCATCCTTTGCCGCGAGGCTACCTGAGCAAGGCACAACTGGTGGCCGCCTACCGCCGCCTGGTGGAGACCGGCGTTTGGGACCCGGACCCCGACCTATTGGTCCGCATCCGCCTCAAGCCGGTGCGTTCCCTTTCGGGCGTGACCGTGGTCACGGTGCTCACCAAGCCGTACCCCTGCCCGGGGGAGTGCATTTTCTGCCCCGACGATGTGCGAATGCCCAAGAGTTATCTGCCCGACGAGCCAGGGGCGCAGCGGGCCTTGCAGCATCAGTTCGACCCTTACACCCAGGTGCGTTCTCGCCTGGCGGCCCTGGAGGCGGTGGGTCACCCGATCGACAAAATCGAGTTGCTGGTGCTGGGCGGCACCTGGACGGCCTACCCCAAGGACTATCAGGAATGGTTCATCAAGCGCCTGTTCGACGCGCTGAACGCCGACGATTGCCCTCCGGCTTGGCGGCAGGGGGACGACTGCGTGGCTCCTTCGCTGGAAGCGGCGCAACGCCACAACGAAACGGCGCGGCATCGCAATGTGGGGCTGGTGGTCGAGACGCGGCCTGACCATATCACCCCGGCGGTGCTGCGCCGCCTGCGGCGTCTGGGGGTGACCAAGGTGCAAGTCGGCGCGCAGAGTCTGGACGACCGCATCCTGGCGTTGAACCGGCGCGGGCACACGGTGGCCGATTTGCGCCGGGCGGTGGCTTTGTTGCGGGCGGCGGGGTTCAAAATCGTGCTGCACTGGATGCCCAACCTCTTAGGAGCCACCCCCGAGAGCGACCGCGAAGACTTCGCCCGCCTGTGGGATGGGCTAGCCCCCGACGAACTGAAGATCTACCCTACCCAACTGCTGCCCGGTACGGTGCTCCTGGTCCACTGGCAGCGGGGGGAGTACCGGCCTTACACCACCGAGGAGTTGGTGAACCTGTTGGCCGACCTCAAGCCCACCGTGCCGCCTTACTGTCGCATCAACCGCGTCATCCGCGACATCCCCTCGACCCATGTGGTGGAGGGCAACAGGCGCACCAGTTTGCGCCAGGATGTGCACGCCGAGATGGCGCGCCGGGGCACCCGCTGTCGCTGTATTCGCTGTCGCGAGGTGCGCGGTCAACCGATCCAGCCGAACCTTCTGCGTTTGGAGGACTATGTTTACCGCGCCGACTTCGCCGAGGAGCACTTTTTGCAATTCGTCACCCCCGACGACCGCCTGGCGGGCTTCTTGCGCCTGTCGTTGCCCTTGCCGGAGGCCCCCGAGGTGGGCATGGCCGAGGATCTGGCCGGGGCGGCCATCGTGCGCGAGGTGCATGTGTACGGCCCGTCGCTGCCCGTGGGCGAGGAGGCCCCCGGCGCCGCCCAGCATGTGGGCCTGGGCACCCGGTTGCTCCGCGAAGCCGATCGCATCGCCTGGGAAGCGGGGTATCGTCGCCTGGCCGTCATCGCCGCCGTGGGCACCCGGCGGTATTATCTGGTACGCGGT is a window encoding:
- the icd gene encoding NADP-dependent isocitrate dehydrogenase, yielding MGYTIIQVPEGGEKIRKPGDQLIVPDNPIIPFIEGDGTGPDIWRASVRVFDAAVEKAYKGKRKIFWMEVYAGEKAYKQFGSWLPDETIKAFQEFLVGIKGPLTTPIGGGIRSLNVAIRKALDLYVCQRPVRYFPGVPSPLKHPEWVDMVIFRENTEDIYAGIEFEQGTPEWEKFMQLFKENFPEEYAKMRFPETSGIGIKPVSEEGTKRLVRAAIQWALANNRKSVTLVHKGNIMKYTEGAFRKWGYEVAEEEFGDKVYTWAQWDRTKAEKGEEAANAEQKAALEAGKLLVKDVIADICFQQTLTRPKEFDVIATMNLNGDYLSDALAAHVGGIGIAPGGNINYDTGHAVFEATHGTAPKYAGLDKVNPSSVILSGVMMFQYMGWNEAADLIIKGIEGAIAAKTVTYDFHRLTEGATLLKCSEFGDAIIKHMDD
- the sdhC gene encoding succinate dehydrogenase, cytochrome b556 subunit, with translation MSRFSETLTGYAKYKGSGHWAFVLHRLTGLAIVLFLLIHVVDTAFVYFWPAGYEEAIVLYRSPLFGIGEILLVFAVIYHALNGLRIAIFDLWYPEGWEMGFAQKSVVWTLAIAIILWIPAAVIMGQSILAHLGG
- a CDS encoding FAD-dependent oxidoreductase; protein product: MKVHRHQYEVVVVGAGGAGLMAALYASKKVKTAVLSKLYPSRSHTGTAQGGIGAALGNLEEDHPEWHTFDTVKGSDYLGDQDAIEFMCYKAPELVYELEHMGLPFDRTPEGRIMQRPFGGHTNNKTGKPVHRACHSADRTGHMILQTLYQQCLKNNVTFFDEFQVLDLIMSEGKAAGVVAIELATGDMHVFHAKAVIIATGGWGRMWEVTSNAYAYTGDGAAIVLRKGLPLEDMEFFQFHPTGIYKLGILITEGVRGEGGVLINNEGERFMDRYAPTVKDLASRDVVSRAIYLEVKAGRGINGQRYVYLDVRPETVNKYAEIDGRTNPDGTPYRVTAEDILHKLPDIIDFCKTYLGVDPTKDPIPVQPTAHYAMGGIPTNVKTEVLADENNTVVPGLYAAGETACVSVHGANRLGTNSLVDLVVFGKEAGIHAAEYAAGVEFPPLPEDAADFAIAQLEAIRNSKGSEKVADIAKELKHVMMDKVGVFRTGEGLQEALDRVRDLKERFKHIQLTDTGRVFNYELLSAWELLNLLDLAEVTTASALARTESRGAHSRDDYPKRDDQNWLKHTLAWLRDGDVELRYKPVTITKYQPKERVY
- a CDS encoding succinate dehydrogenase iron-sulfur subunit; the encoded protein is MQVTLKVFRYNPEKDAKPHFDTYTLEAEPTDRVLDLLEQVRDYHDGTLAYRRSCAHGVCGSCAMRINGRNRLACKTLIQDLGTDQIKVEPIMGLPVIKDMVVDMEPFFENYRSVLPYFINDEPVPEDGSERLQSPEERERFDESTKCILCAACTTSCPSFWADDRYLGPSAIVNAHRFIFDSRDRGAAERLKIVADQMGVWRCRTAYNCTEACPREIPITKLIAEVKQAALTGKVEYTYKK
- a CDS encoding class I SAM-dependent methyltransferase, with translation MDALTQKHLLALNRQFYQTFGEAFAEKRGRLQPGVDRLLPRIPPQARVLDLGCGHGMVLRALAKRGFRGEYVGVDFSTPLLAQARANAPADLRSRFVQADLTDPSWTSKVSAGPFEVVLAFAVFHHLPGQALRQRVLTQAAALLRPGGALMLSVWAFLHSPRLRQRAQPWERVGLTASQVDPGDYLLDWRHRGQGLRYVHHFTPAELEALLRRTGLDLKEMFLSDGENGRLGLYAVGRRPLPRE
- a CDS encoding tRNA uridine(34) 5-carboxymethylaminomethyl modification radical SAM/GNAT enzyme Elp3; translated protein: MRPREVELQDEVFERAREALAAIRAGASVEEALRRHPLPRGYLSKAQLVAAYRRLVETGVWDPDPDLLVRIRLKPVRSLSGVTVVTVLTKPYPCPGECIFCPDDVRMPKSYLPDEPGAQRALQHQFDPYTQVRSRLAALEAVGHPIDKIELLVLGGTWTAYPKDYQEWFIKRLFDALNADDCPPAWRQGDDCVAPSLEAAQRHNETARHRNVGLVVETRPDHITPAVLRRLRRLGVTKVQVGAQSLDDRILALNRRGHTVADLRRAVALLRAAGFKIVLHWMPNLLGATPESDREDFARLWDGLAPDELKIYPTQLLPGTVLLVHWQRGEYRPYTTEELVNLLADLKPTVPPYCRINRVIRDIPSTHVVEGNRRTSLRQDVHAEMARRGTRCRCIRCREVRGQPIQPNLLRLEDYVYRADFAEEHFLQFVTPDDRLAGFLRLSLPLPEAPEVGMAEDLAGAAIVREVHVYGPSLPVGEEAPGAAQHVGLGTRLLREADRIAWEAGYRRLAVIAAVGTRRYYLVRGFARGRWYLVKPL